In a single window of the Oryctolagus cuniculus chromosome 2, mOryCun1.1, whole genome shotgun sequence genome:
- the TMSB10 gene encoding thymosin beta-10, giving the protein MADKPDMGEIASFDKAKLKKTETQEKNTLPTKETIEQEKRSEIS; this is encoded by the exons ATGGCAGACAAGCCGGACATGGGGGAGATCGCCAGCTTCGATAAGGCCAAGCTGAAGAAGACGGAGACGCAGGAGAAGAACACCCTGCCGACCAAAGAGA CCATTGAGCAGGAGAAACGGAGTGAAATTTCCTAA